In the Theobroma cacao cultivar B97-61/B2 chromosome 1, Criollo_cocoa_genome_V2, whole genome shotgun sequence genome, one interval contains:
- the LOC18613292 gene encoding sulfate transporter 3.1, whose product MGNADYVYPSANDQCAHRVAIPPPQPFFKSFKNSLKETFFPDDPLRQFKNKTPSRKFILGLQYFLPILEWAPRYSLQFLKADLIAGITIASLAIPQGISYAKLANLPPILGLYSSFIPPLVYAMMGSSRDLAVGTVAVASLLTASMLGQEVNATENPKLYLHLAFTATFFAGLLQAALGLLRLGFLVDFLSHATIVGFMAGAATVVCLQQLKGILGLEHFTQSTDFISVLRSVFSQTHEWRWESGVLGVGFLFFLLVTRYFSKRRPRFFWISALAPLTSVILGSLLVYLTHAEKHGVQVIGNLKKGLNPPSFGDFVFTSPYMTTAAKTGMITGIIALAEGVAVGRSFAMFKHYHIDGNKEMVAIGTMNIVGSCFSCYLTTGPFSRSAVNFNAGCKTAMSNVIMAIAVMLTLLFLTPLFHYTPLVVLSAIIISAMLGLIDYEAAIHLWKVDKFDFIVCMGAFIGVIFANVEVGLVIAVAISLLRLLLFVARPKTLVLGNIPNSTIYRNVEQYPNTNNVAGVLILEIDAPIYFANSSYLRERISRWIDEEEDKLKSTGETSLQYIILDMSAVGNIDTSGISMLEEVKKTTDRRGLKLVLANPGAEVMKKLNKSKFLETIGQEWIYLTVGEAVEACNYKLHTCKPDSNKEESQPWNNV is encoded by the exons ATGGGCAACGCTGACTACGTTTACCCTTCCGCGAATGATCAATGTGCTCATCGCGTGGCGATTCCTCCGCCACAGCCATTTTTCAAGTCATTCAAGAACTCACTTAAGGAGACGTTTTTCCCTGACGATCCACTTAGGCAATTCAAGAACAAAACGCCCTCTCGGAAATTCATACTAGGCCTGCAATACTTCTTGCCGATTCTTGAATGGGCTCCTCGTTACAGTTTACAGTTCTTGAAAGCTGACCTAATTGCTGGGATCACCATCGCCAGTCTTGCAATCCCTCAGGGTATTAGCTATGCCAAGCTTGCTAACTTGCCTCCCATTCTCGGCCTAT ATTCAAGCTTTATTCCACCACTGGTTTATGCAATGATGGGGAGCTCAAGAGATTTGGCAGTAGGGACTGTTGCTGTTGCATCACTTCTCACAGCTTCTATGTTGGGCCAGGAAGTGAATGCTACGGAGAATCCCAAGCTTTACCTTCACCTTGCTTTCACAGCAACCTTTTTCGCCGGGCTTCTCCAAGCTGCGTTAGGCCTCTTAAG GCTAGGGTTTCTTGTGGATTTTCTTTCACATGCGACGATAGTAGGCTTCATGGCTGGGGCAGCCACTGTAGTGTGCTTGCAACAGCTAAAGGGGATTCTAGGCCTTGAGCACTTTACTCAGTCTACCGATTTTATCTCGGTCTTGCGCTCTGTCTTCTCCCAAACTCATGAG TGGAGATGGGAGAGTGGTGTCTTGGGCGTTGGTTTCCTATTCTTCCTCCTCGTCACCAGATACTTC AGCAAGAGACGACCCAGATTCTTTTGGATATCAGCATTGGCACCTTTGACATCAGTCATTCTTGGGAGTCTCCTAGTTTATCTCACCCATGCCGAAAAACACGGTGTTCAAGTG ATAGGAAACCTGAAAAAGGGACTGAATCCACCGTCTTTTGGGGATTTTGTGTTTACCTCGCCCTATATGACAACAGCTGCGAAAACTGGCATGATCACGGGCATCATAGCCCTTGCT GAAGGAGTAGCAGTGGGAAGAAGTTTTGCAATGTTCAAGCACTATCATATTGATGGGAACAAAGAGATGGTAGCTATTGGGACCATGAATATTGTTGGCTCTTGCTTTTCTTGCTATCTCACGACAG GGCCATTTTCGCGATCAGCTGTAAACTTCAATGCGGGATGCAAAACAGCAATGTCAAACGTTATCATGGCCATTGCAGTTATGCTCACATTGCTCTTCCTAACACCATTGTTCCATTACACACCCCTCGTAGTGTTGTCTGCAATTATAATTTCTGCAATGCTTGGCCTCATTGATTATGAAGCTGCAATTCATCTTTGGAAGGTCgacaaatttgattttattgtgTGCATGGGTGCATTTATTGGTGTCATTTTTGCAAACGTGGAGGTTGGCTTAGTCATAGCG GTTGCAATTTCTTTGCTCAGATTGTTACTGTTTGTTGCGAGACCAAAGACCCTTGTTCTCGGAAACATTCCAAATTCCACCATTTATAGAAACGTTGAGCAATACCCAAATACAAACAATGTTGCTGGGGTTCTTATACTTGAGATAGATGCTCCAATCTACTTTGCCAACTCAAGTTACTTGCGAGAAAG GATCTCAAGGTGGATTGATGAAGAGGAAGACAAGCTGAAATCTACAGGGGAAACCAGCTTACAGTATATTATACTTGATATGAGTG CTGTTGGTAACATTGACACCAGTGGAAtcagcatgcttgaggaggtCAAGAAAACTACTGACAGAAGGGGGCTGAAG CTTGTACTGGCCAACCCTGGGGCTGAAGTGATGAAGAAACTCAACAAATCCAAGTTCCTAGAAACCATAGGTCAAGAATGGATATACTTGACAGTAGGAGAAGCTGTTGAAGCCTGCAATTACAAGCTTCATACATGCAAACCAGACTCCAACAAAGAGGAATCACAGCCATGGAACAATGTCTAA
- the LOC18613293 gene encoding putative nuclease HARBI1, whose amino-acid sequence MAPAKKSKKTKKSSKKLKKNKSLSVVPVEPRVSEPDWWDSFWHKNSTTPGSESQLAGLSIPSNEEEGFKYFFRAARKTFDYICSLVREDLVSRPPSGLINIEGRLLSVEKQVAIALRRLASGESQVSVGASFGVGQSTVSQVTWRFIEALEERAKHHLKWPDSNRMEEIKSKFEVLFGLPNCCGAIDATHIIMTLPAVQTSDDWCDQESNYSMFLQAIVDHEMRFLDFVTGWPGGMSVSRLLKCSGFFRLCEAGERLNGSIRTLSEGLEMREFIVGGAAYPLLPWLITPYETNGLSSSMSTTFNDKHESARLLAVRAFLQLKGSWRILNKVMWRPDKRKLPSIILVCCLLHNIIIDNGDHLHPDVALSGHHDSGYGEECCKQVDPTGKTMRENLAKNLLQSKVKAPAK is encoded by the exons ATGGCTCCTGCCAAGAAATCGAAGAAAACTAAGAAATCTTcgaagaaattgaagaaaaacaaaagcctAAGCGTGGTTCCAGTGGAACCCAGAGTTAGCGAACCCGATTGGTGGGACAGTTTCTGGCACAAGAACTCTACAACCCCAG GAAGTGAGTCCCAACTGGCCGGTCTTTCAATACCATCAAATGAGGAAGAAGGTTTCAAGTATTTCTTCAGGGCTGCAAGGAAGACATTTGATTACATTTGTTCCCTTGTGAGAGAAGACCTTGTGTCAAGGCCACCTTCAGGGCTTATCAACATTGAGGGAAGGCTTCTCAGTGTTGAGAAACAAGTTGCAATTGCCCTTAGAAGGCTAGCTTCCGGTGAGTCTCAGGTGTCTGTTGGAGCTTCTTTTGGGGTTGGCCAATCTACAGTTTCTCAAGTGACTTGGAGATTTATTGAAGCACTGGAAGAACGTGCCAAGCACCATCTCAAGTGGCCTGATTCCAATAGAATGGAGGAAATCAAATCGAAATTCGAAGTGTTATTTGGGTTGCCTAATTGTTGTGGAGCTATAGATGCAACACATATTATCATGACTCTTCCAGCTGTTCAGACCTCGGATGATTGGTGTGACCAAGAAAGCAATTACAGTATGTTCTTGCAGGCAATTGTTGACCATGAAATgcgatttcttgattttgtaaCAGGTTGGCCTGGCGGCATGAGTGTATCTAGATTACTCAAATGTTCAGGATTTTTCAGGCTCTGTGAGGCTGGTGAGCGTTTGAATGGAAGTATAAGGACTTTGTCAGAAGGATTAGAAATGAGAGAATTCATAGTAGGTGGCGCTGCATATCCTCTTCTTCCCTGGCTCATAACTCCATATGAAACTAATGGCCTCTCATCCTCCATGTCTACTACTTTTAATGACAAGCATGAATCAGCAAGGTTGCTTGCAGTGAGGGCATTTTTGCAGTTAAAGGGCAGTTGGAGAATCCTTAACAAAGTCATGTGGAGACCTGATAAGCGGAAATTGCCTAGTATCATTTTGGTGTGTTGTTTACTTCACAATATTATCATTGACAATGGAGATCACTTACATCCTGATGTTGCTTTATCTGGTCATCATGACTCGGGTTATGGAGAAGAATGCTGCAAGCAGGTTGATCCAACAGGCAAAACAATGCGGGAAAACCtagccaaaaacttgttgcaAAGTAAAGTGAAAGCTCCAGCAAAGTAA
- the LOC18613294 gene encoding LOW QUALITY PROTEIN: protein NETWORKED 1D (The sequence of the model RefSeq protein was modified relative to this genomic sequence to represent the inferred CDS: inserted 1 base in 1 codon) → MATVKHADSKGMYSWWWNSHISPKNSKWLQENLTDMDTKVKQMIKLIEEDADSFARRAEMYYKKRPELMKLVEEFYRAYRALAERYDHATGVLRQAHRTMAEAFPNQVPMVFGDDSPIGSITEVDPRTPEMPPPVRALFEPDELQKDAVGLSSHAMKRNGAFTEESESVMIRKGLKQFNDLFGSEEATNHVKFAEGRARKGLNFHDVEEKEQSLLNNGGPDLKVQVPSESERVSKAEMEILTLKNALARLEAEKEAGLLQYRQSLERLSNLEREVSRAQEDSQGLNERAGKAEAEVQTLKDSLTKLEAEREANLVRYQQCMEKINNLENCISHAQKDAGELNERASKAEMEAQAVKQDLARVEAEKEDALAQYEQCLETIKNLEEKLLNAEENARRMTERAEKAESELEILKQVVVELTKDKEAAALRYQQCLETISILENKLACAQEEAQRLNSEIDDGAAKLKGAEERCSLLERTNQSLHTELESLVQKMGDQSQELTEKQKEFGILWTSIQEERLRFMEAETAFQTLQHLHSQSQEELRSLATELQNRSQILQDIETRNQGLEDEVQRVKEENKGLNELNISSAVSIKNLQDEILSLRETIAKLEAEVELRVDQRNALQQEIYCLKEELNDLNRRHQDMTGQLESVGLNPENFASSVKELQDENTMLKEVCQRDRDEKLALLEKLKIMEKLIEKNALLENSLSDLNVELEGVRGRVKTLEESCQSLLREKSTLAAEKDTLISQSQIATENLEKLSEKNNFLENSLSDANAELEGLRVKLKSLDNSCQLLGDEKSGLITEREGLVSQLDVSQKRLKDLEKRYQGLEEKYVGLEKERESTLREVQELQESLEAEKQEHSSFVXLNGSRVTAMESQISFLQGESLCRKKEYEEELDKAMNAQVGIFILQKCAQDLEEKNLFLLLECRKLLEASKLSEKLISQLELGNSEKQMEIKSLFDQITILRMGLYQMLRTLEVDAIHGYDDKTKQDKPVLDLMFGRLQEMQNSLLKSLEENQQCIIENSLLIALLGQLKLEAENLATEKNALHQELKVQSEQFSELQSRAEKLVDMNEELRSKVMEGGQREEILQTEIGSVRGQLLGLQRAYQSSLEENCKVLDEKRSLMKEVLDLGKEKHKLEEENYVVFAEAISQSSISLIFKDIIAENFEDIKHLSDNLDKLKRVNNDLEGEVRVMERRFEDMQMENSHLKDSMQKLENELVSVRSVGDRLNDEVARGKDLLCQKENGLLEAAQMLSAIQEERAQLNKVVEDLKSKYEEVKLVGEDREKQILKLAGDYDHKSKESESIWQANQKLEAELSKLHEELEERKHREDSLNLELQKGRQEVELWENQAAALFGELQISAVREALLEEKAHELSKECEVLESRSNSKAMEVEELEKSVIILEGENGGLKAQLAAYIPAVISLRDSVTSLQSRTLLHSKLPTDYNEEVKDANLGTELHAESCQQTSEDLIASVPDGFLDLQGIHMKIKSIERAVLEMERLAMLENLNLNSKLETAMTQIEELRFGSSSRQESVRAKRHVNARQEGEELGRGSSNNVKMQRPTPEISEEDNEMMTKDIMLDQISECSSYGLSRRETAEVDDQMLELWETADHDGSIDLKVGKAQKMVAAPTDHQQIDSVKEHKGKNPSTESLVKELGVDKESSKRFTEPNHEGSKRKILERLDSDAQKLANLQITVQDLKRKVEVTETGKKGKGIEYGTVREQLEEAEEAIMKLFDVNRKLMTHVEDGSWSSDGKSALESDESGSVRRRRASEQARRGSEKIGRLQLEVQKIQFLLLKLDDEKESKGRTRITERKTRVLLRDYLYGGVRTSQKRKKAPFCACVQPPTKGD, encoded by the exons ATGGCGACTGTGAAGCATGCAGATTCTAAAGGCATGTACTCGTGGTGGTGGAACAGCCACATAAGCCCTAAAAATTCGAAATGGCTTCAGGAGAATCTCACAG ACATGGATACTAAAGTCAAGCAAATGATCAAGCTCATTGAAGAAGATGCTGATTCCTTTGCTAGGCGAGCAGAGATGTATTACAAGAAACGCCCAGAGTTAATGAAATTGGTAGAAGAGTTTTACCGAGCATACCGTGCATTGGCTGAAAGATATGATCATGCAACTGGGGTGCTTCGTCAGGCTCATCGGACCATGGCAGAAGCATTTCCAAACCAAGTTCCCATGGTGTTTGGAGATGACTCACCAATTGGTTCTATCACTGAGGTTGATCCCCGTACGCCTGAGATGCCACCGCCAGTACGTGCATTATTTGAGCCTGACGAGTTGCAGAAGGATGCTGTGGGACTCTCTTCACATGCTATGAAGAGGAATGGAGCATTCACTGAAGAATCTGAATCTGTAATGATCAGAAAGGGTCTAAAACAGTTCAATGATTTGTTTGGTTCTGAAGAAGCTACAAACCATGTAAAGTTTGCTGAAGGTAGGGCAAGAAAAGGCCTCAACTTTCATGATGTAGAGGAGAAAGAACAAAGTCTGCTAAACAATGGGGGCCCTGATCTCAAGGTTCAAGTTCCATCTGAGTCTGAACGAGTGAGTAAAGCTGAGATGGAAATTTTAACGTTGAAGAATGCTCTTGCTAGATtagaagctgaaaaagaagCTGGCCTACTTCAGTACCGGCAGAGTTTGGAGAGATTGTCtaatctagagagagaagtcTCTCGTGCACAAGAAGATTCCCAAGGGCTTAATGAACGAGCTGGAAAAGCTGAAGCTGAAGTTCAGACTTTGAAGGATTCCCTCACCAAATTAGAGGCTGAAAGGGAAGCTAATCTTGTTCGATACCAGCAATGCatggagaaaataaataatcttGAGAATTGTATTTCTCATGCTCAAAAGGATGCTGGAGAATTGAATGAGCGCGCAAGCAAAGCTGAGATGGAAGCGCAAGCTGTAAAGCAGGACCTTGCCAGGGTGgaagctgaaaaagaggaTGCGCTTGCTCAATACGAGCAGTGTTTAGAGACAATAAAGAATCTGgaagaaaaattattgaatGCCGAAGAAAATGCCAGAAGGATGACTGAACGAGCAGAGAAAGCTGAAAGTgaacttgaaattttaaagcaagtaGTTGTTGAGCTGACCAAAGATAAGGAAGCAGCTGCTCTGCGGTACCAGCAGTGCTTAGAGACAATTTCTATCCTGGAAAACAAACTTGCCTGTGCCCAGGAGGAGGCTCAAAGGCTCAACAGCGAGATAGATGATGGGGCTGCGAAGTTAAAAGGTGCTGAAGAAAGGTGTAGTCTGTTGGAGAGAACCAATCAGAGTCTGCATACTGAATTGGAGTCTTTGGTGCAGAAGATGGGGGATCAAAGTCAAGAACTAACAGAGAAGCAGAAGGAGTTTGGGATACTTTGGACTTCCATACAAGAAGAGCGCTTGAGATTTATGGAGGCTGAAACAGCATTTCAAACGCTGCAGCATTTGCACTCTCAATCTCAGGAAGAACTCAGATCTCTGGCCACGGAGCTTCAGAATAGGTCTCAAATTTTACAGGATATTGAAACTCGTAATCAGGGTTTAGAGGATGAAGTTCAGAGGGTTAAGGAGGAGAACAAGGGACTGAACGAACTCAATATAAGTTCAGCAGTGTCCATCAAGAATTTGCAAGATGAGATCTTAAGCTTAAGGGAGACCATAGCAAAACTTGAAGCAGAAGTTGAACTTAGAGTGGACCAAAGAAATGCTCTTCAGCAAGAAATTTACTGTTTGAAAGAGGAACTCAATGACCTTAACAGGAGACATCAGGATATGACAGGACAACTGGAGTCAGTTGGCTTAAATCCAGAAAACTTTGCATCATCTGTGAAGGAATTGCAGGATGAGAACACAATGCTAAAAGAGGTCTGCCAAAGAGACAGAGATGAAAAGCTAGCCCTCCTAGAGAAGTTGAAAATCATGGAGAAACTCATTGAGAAAAATGCCCTTTTAGAAAACTCACTCTCAGATTTGAATGTTGAGCTAGAAGGTGTTCGTGGGAGGGTAAAGACATTGGAAGAATCCTGCCAATCTCTTTTGAGAGAGAAATCCACCCTTGCTGCAGAGAAGGACACACTCATTTCTCAGTCACAGATTGCAACTGAGAATCTGGAGAAGCTTTCAGAGAAGAATAACTTTCTGGAGAATTCCCTTTCTGATGCAAATGCTGAACTTGAAGGATTGAGGGTAAAATTGAAGAGCTTAGACAATTCATGCCAGTTGCTCGGTGATGAGAAGTCTGGCCTGATAACAGAGAGAGAAGGCTTGGTTTCTCAGTTGGACGTCAGTCAGAAAAGGCTCAAAGATTTAGAGAAAAGATATCAGGGACTAGAAGAAAAATATGTGGGTCtggagaaagaaagggaaTCAACACTTCGTGAAGTACAAGAGCTACAAGAGTCACTAGAGGCTGAAAAGCAAGAACATTCTAGTTTTG CATTGAATGGAAGCCGAGTGACTGCTATGGAATCTCAGATCAGTTTTCTACAAGGGGAAAGTCTGTGCAGGAAGAAGGAGTATGAAGAGGAACTGGACAAGGCCATGAATGCTCAGGTAGGAATTTTCATCTTGCAGAAATGTGCACAAGATCTGGAAGAGAAGAATTTATTTCTATTGCTCGAGTGTAGGAAACTCTTGGAAGCCTCCAAATTATCAGAAAAACTTATCTCTCAATTGGAGCTTGGAAATTCCGAAAAACAGATGGAGATAAAATCCTTATTTGATCAAATTACCATACTGAGGATGGGGCTTTATCAGATGTTGAGGACTCTTGAGGTTGATGCTATCCATGGTTATGATGATAAGACCAAACAAGACAAACCAGTTCTTGACCTTATGTTTGGCAGGCTTCAAGAGATGCAAAATTCTCTTCTAAAGTCTCTGGAAGAAAATCAGCAATGCATAATTGAGAACTCACTTCTTATTGCACTGCTTGGGCAACTGAAACTAGAGGCAGAAAATCTCGCTACAGAGAAGAATGCACTGCATCAGGAGTTGAAAGTTCAATCTGAGCAGTTTTCTGAACTGCAGAGCAGAGCTGAAAAACTTGTGGATATGAATGAAGAACTGAGATCAAAAGTGATGGAGGGAGGccaaagagaagaaattttGCAGACTGAAATTGGGAGTGTTCGCGGGCAACTGTTAGGTTTGCAAAGGGCTTACCAGAGTTCATTGGAAGAGAACTGCAAGGTGCTTGATGAGAAAAGGTCTTTGATGAAGGAGGTTTTAGACTTGGGCAAGGAGAAACATAAGCTAGAAGAGGAAAACTATGTTGTCTTTGCTGAAGCAATATCTCAAAGTAgcatttctcttatttttaagGATATTATCgctgaaaattttgaggatATAAAGCATCTCAGTGACAATCTGGATAAACTCAAACGTGTCAATAATGATCTTGAGGGAGAAGTGAGGGTTATGGAGAGAAGGTTTGAAGATATGCAAATGGAAAACTCACATCTCAAGGATTCAATGCAAAAATTAGAGAATGAACTGGTTTCAGTTAGATCTGTTGGTGATCGATTAAATGATGAAGTTGCGAGGGGAAAAGATCTGTTATGCCAGAAGGAGAATGGGCTTTTGGAAGCAGCACAGATGCTCAGTGCAATTCAAGAGGAGAGAGCCCAACTGAATAAGGTAGTGGAGGACCTGAAGAGTAAATATGAGGAGGTCAAGCTGGTAGGAGAAGATCGAGAGAAGCAAATTCTGAAACTAGCTGGAGACTATGATCATAAAAGTAAGGAGAGTGAAAGCATTTGGCAGGCTAATCAGAAATTGGAGGCTGAGTTGTCGAAGTTGCATGAGGAACTTGAAGAAAGGAAACATAGGGAGGACAGTTTGAATCTTGAACTACAAAAGGGAAGACAGGAGGTTGAACTTTGGGAAAATCAGGCTGCTGCATTGTTTGGAGAGCTACAGATCTCTGCTGTCCGTGAAGCATTGCTTGAAGAGAAGGCTCATGAGCTCAGTAAGGAATGTGAAGTCCTTGAAAGTAGAAGTAATTCCAAAGCTATGGAGGTAGAAGAGCTGGAAAAAAGTGTTATAATCTTGGAAGGTGAGAATGGAGGACTTAAAGCTCAGTTGGCAGCATATATTCCTGCTGTCATTTCTCTCAGGGACAGTGTGACATCCTTGCAGAGTCGAACTCTCTTGCATAGTAAACTTCCCACAGATTATAATGAAGAAGTAAAG GATGCCAATCTGGGGACTGAATTGCATGCTGAAAGCTGTCAACAAACAAGTGAAGATCTAATTGCCTCAGTTCCAGATGGTTTTTTGGACTTGCAGGGTATCCATATGAAGATTAAATCTATTGAAAGAGCGGTGCTGGAAATGGAAAGGCTTGCAATGCTGGAAAACTTAAATCTAAATTCCAAACTAGAGACTGCTATGACACAGATTGAAGAGTTAAGATTTGGAAGCAGCTCACGTCAAGAAAGTGTTAGAGCAAAGAGGCATGTGAATGCTAGACAAGAAGGGGAGGAACTTGGCCGTGGATCCAGCAACAATGTCAAAATGCAGAGGCCAACACCTGAAATCTCTGAAGAGGATAATGAGATGATGACAAAAGACATTATGCTTGATCAAATATCTGAGTGCTCATCCTATGGGTTAAGCAGGAGAGAAACTGCAGAGGTTGATGATCAGATGCTTGAGTTGTGGGAGACTGCCGACCATGATGGTAGCATTGACTTAAAAGTCGGCAAAGCCCAGAAGATGGTTGCTGCACCAACTGACCACCAACAAATTGATTCAGTGAAGGAACACAAGGGCAAAAATCCCTCTACAGAATCTCTTGTTAAAGAGTTGGGTGTAGATAAAGAGAGCTCTAAGAGGTTTACAGAGCCCAACCATGAAGGAAGCAAGAGAAAGATTTTAGAAAGACTTGATTCTGATGCACAAAAATTGGCTAACCTTCAGATAACTGTGCAGGATCTGAAGAGAAAAGTGGAGGTAACTGAGACGGGCAAAAAGGGGAAGGGAATTGAATATGGTACAGTTAGAGAGCAGTTAGAAGAAGCTGAGGAAGCCATCATGAAGCTATTTGATGTCAATCGCAAATTGATGACACATGTTGAAGATGGTTCCTGGTCTTCTGATGGGAAATCTGCATTAGAATCAGATGAGAGTGGGAGTGTTAGGAGGCGGAGAGCATCAGAACAAGCTCGAAGAGGGTCTGAAAAGATTGGGCGCTTGCAGTTAGAGGTGCAGAAAATACAGTTTCTCTTGCTGAAGcttgatgatgaaaaagaaagcaaaggaAGAACCAGAATCACAGAGCGAAAAACAAGAGTTCTATTGCGGGACTATCTTTATGGTGGGGTAAGAACCAGCCAGAAGAGGAAGAAAGCGCCCTTTTGTGCATGCGTGCAACCCCCAACTAAAGGAGATTGA